One Cydia amplana chromosome 18, ilCydAmpl1.1, whole genome shotgun sequence DNA segment encodes these proteins:
- the LOC134656623 gene encoding uncharacterized protein LOC134656623, with protein sequence MALYGAPIWAGTLGTRSAALLRRPQRAIALRVARAYRDNSHAAAGLLAGSPPWDLEAKVQSAVYWRVLAARREENWPAPQEVRKWREEAREVLYEKWSERLEIPGASRDLVAAVRPVLKEWVERKHGAPSFHLTQLLTGHGCFGWYLCERVGREPTTACHHCDGRAVDTAQHTREICPAWAEPRAALSAAVGGDLSLPALIRRMISSEEAWAAVASFSVTVLTQKEAAERSREDDANSLPQRRRRPGRRRRAFAARLMPP encoded by the coding sequence atgGCGCTCTACGGAGCGCCAATATGGGCGGGCACCCTGGGAACTCGAAGTGCGGCCCTATTGCGTCGGCCGCAGCGGGCCATAGCTCTCAGGGTGGCTAGAGCGTATCGCGATAACTCGCACGCAGCAGCTGGCCTGCTAGCCGGCAGCCCGCCTTGGGACCTTGAAGCCAAGGTTCAGTCCGCGGTCTATTGGCGGGTGCTAGCAGCAAGGAGGGAGGAAAACTGGCCCGCCCCTCAAGAAGTTCGCAAGTGGCGGGAAGAAGCACGAGAAGTGCTCTATGAAAAATGGTCGGAGCGTCTGGAGATCCCGGGAGCTAGCCGGGACCTGGTGGCCGCTGTTCGGCCTGTTCTGAAAGAATGGGTCGAACGCAAGCACGGTGCACCCTCCTTCCACCTCACACAGCTCCTGACGGGGCACGGCTGCTTCGGCTGGTACCTGTGTGAGAGGGTGGGAAGAGAGCCGACGACAGCGTGCCACCATTGTGATGGAAGAGCCGTGGACACGGCACAACACACACGCGAGATATGCCCTGCGTGGGCGGAGCCTCGCGCTGCCCTATCCGCGGCTGTAGGAGGAGACCTCTCACTGCCGGCGCTAATACGCCGAATGATTAGCAGTGAAGAGGCATGGGCGGCAGTGGCTTCCTTTAGCGTCACCGTTCTGACACAAAAGGAAGCCGCAGAACGATCGCGCGAGGACGACGCGAACTCGCTCCCTCAGCGCCGAAGGAGGCCAGGTAGGCGGAGAAGAGCCTTCGCAGCAAGGCTAATGCCGCCTTAA